The genomic interval GACGGCGCTGGTGGAACTCAAGGCCCGCTTCGACGAGGAGGCCAATATCCGCTGGGCGCGCGATCTGGAGCGCGCCGGCGTGCAGGTGGTGTTCGGCTTCATCGAGCTGAAAACCCACGCGAAACTCTCCATGGTGGTGCGCCGCGAGGAGCATAACCTCAGGACCTACTGCCATATCGGCACCGGCAACTATCACCCGATCACGGCCAAGATCTATACCGACCTGTCCTACTTCACCTGCAACCCCGAGATCGCCAACGACGTCGCCGAAATCTTCAACTTCATCACCGGCTATGGCGAGCTTGAGGAAAACATGCAGATCGCGGTGTCGCCCAAGACCATGCGTCCTCGCATTCTCCAGCATATCGAGGAAGAGATCGAGCATGTCAGGAGCGGCCTTCCCGGCGCGATCTGGATGAAGATGAATTCGCTGGTCGATCCCAAGATCATCGACGCGCTTTACCGCGCCAGCGGCGAAGGCGTGCAGATCGATCTCGTGGTGCGCGGCATCTGCTGCCTGCGCCCACAGGTGCCGGGGCTTTCCGAGAATATCCGCGTCAAGTCGATCGTCGGCCGCTTCCTGGAGCATTCCCGCATTTACTGCTTCGGCAACGGCCATGGCCTGCCCTCGGAAAATGCCCATGTCTATCTCGGTTCCGCCGACCTGATGCCGCGCAACCTCGATCGCCGGGTTGAAACGATCGTACCGGTCACCAACCCCACCGTGCATGAACAGGTTCTGTCCCAGATCATGCTGGGCAATATCATTGACAATCAGCAGAGCTACGAGATACTCCCCGACGGAACCTCGCGGCGGACGGAACCGCGCGAGGGCGAGGAACCGTTCAACGCGCAGGAGTATTTCATGACCAATCCGAGCCTGTCCGGCCGCGGAGAAGCCCTGAAATCAAGTGCGCCGAAGCTCATCGCCGGCCTGCTTTCGGGCCGCACCAAATAAGCCGGGTATTTATGGTCGAATCTGAAGCGCAGGGGCGCCTTCGCGGAATCTCCCCTGTCTCCGTGGTCGATATCGGATCGAACTCGGTTCGCATCGTCATCTATGAAGGCCTGTCGCGCGCGCCGACCGTGCTCTTCAACGAAAAGGTCCTGTGCGGCCTCGGCCGCGGCATTGCCGCCAGCGGCAAGATGAACGAGGAAGGCGTGGAACGGGCGCTGAGGGCGCTGAAGCGCTTCAAGGCGCTCGCGACCCAGGCCCGTTCGGTCACCATGCATGTGCTGGCGACCGCCGCGGCGCGCGAGGCGAGCAATGGCCCGGCCTTCATCGAGGCGGCGGAGAAGATCCTGGGCATCGATGTCCGGGTCCTGACCGGTCGCGAGGAAGCGCTCTATTCCGCATATGGCATCATCAGCGGCTTTCACCAGCCGGACGGGATAGCCGGCGACCTCGGCGGCGGCTCTCTCGAACTCATCGACATCAAGGACAAGACCTATGGCGACGGCATCACGCTGCCGCTAGGCGGCATCCGCCTTTCGGAGCTTTCGGAAGGCTCGCTGGCAAAGGCCCGCAACTTCGCCAAGAAGCAGGTCAAGAAGGTCACTTTCCTGGAAAAAGGCCGCGGCCGCACCTTCTATGCCGTCGGCGGCACCTGGCGAAACATCGCCAGGCTCCACATGGAGATCAACAATTATCCGCTGACGATGATGCAGGGCTACGAGATCGGCTTCGACGAGATGATGGCCTTTCTCGACCGCATCGGCGCCGACGAGGAGCAGAAGGACCCGGCCTGGCAGGCGGTTTCCAAGAACCGCCGCATGCTCTTGCCCTTCGGCGCGATCGCGATGCGCGAAGTGCTGAGCGTGATGCAGCCGAAGACGATCAGCTTTTCCGCGCAAGGCGTGCGTGAGGGCCTGCTCTATTCGCTGTTGAGCGCGGAGGAACAGGATCAGGACCCGCTGCTGGTGGCCGCGCGACAACTGGCGCTGCTGCGCGCCCGCTCGCCCAAGCACGCAGCCGAGATTGCCGCCTGGACCGGGCTGATGCTGCGCCGCTTCGGGATCGAGGAAACGCCCGAGGAGGCGCGCTATCGCCAGGCCGCCTGCCTGCTCGCCGATATCAGCTGGCGCGCCCATCCCGATTTTCGTGGTCGCCAGTCGCTGAACGTGATTGCCCATTCCGCACTGACGGGCATCACCCATCCCGGCCGCGCCTTCATCGCGCTCACCAATTACTACCGCTATGAGGGTCTGCGCGACGACGACCATACAGACGGGCTCGGCACGATCGCGACGCCCGAACTCCTGGAGCGCGCCAAGCTGCTCGGCGGCCTCCTGCGCGTCGCCTACCTGTTCTCGGCCTCCATGCCCGGCATCGTCGGCGCGCTCGACTTCCTGCCGGCGAAGGACAAGGAATTCGATCTGGAACTTGTGGTGCCGGAGCAGCACGCCGATTTCATCGGCGAGCGCGTGGAAGGACGACTGGATCAGCTTGCCAAGCTCACCGGCAAGAAACTGACGATCGCGACCATGTGATACTGTTCTGATCGAGATCGGGGCCCGCGCTTACGGCATGGGTCCAGTTTGCTGACAAACCTCTCACCATATTCCGCGTCATCAACTCTGTTGGATGACTTTCTCTGTGAACCTTGCATTGAGGATCACGACGATTTTTCGCATGACTGCTGCGATCGCGACGATTGGCTTTTTGCCGGCTTCGACAAGGCGCTTGTAGAAGGCGGCGAACTCGCCCCTTCCGCGGGCGGCCTGCATGGCCGGCATGAACAGGATGGTGCGCATGACGGGTCTGCCGCCGCGCATTCTCCGGTAACCGATCTAGTTGCCGCTCTCGTTTGGGTGCGGCGCCAGGCCGGCCAGCGCCGCCGCCTTCTTTCGATCCAGCGTCCCGAGTTCGGGCATTGTGGCGATCAGGGCGGCGGCGGTTGTCTCCGCGATGCCGGTCATCGCCATTGCGATGCTGGCCCTGGCTGCAAAGGCT from Martelella mediterranea DSM 17316 carries:
- the ppx gene encoding exopolyphosphatase produces the protein MVESEAQGRLRGISPVSVVDIGSNSVRIVIYEGLSRAPTVLFNEKVLCGLGRGIAASGKMNEEGVERALRALKRFKALATQARSVTMHVLATAAAREASNGPAFIEAAEKILGIDVRVLTGREEALYSAYGIISGFHQPDGIAGDLGGGSLELIDIKDKTYGDGITLPLGGIRLSELSEGSLAKARNFAKKQVKKVTFLEKGRGRTFYAVGGTWRNIARLHMEINNYPLTMMQGYEIGFDEMMAFLDRIGADEEQKDPAWQAVSKNRRMLLPFGAIAMREVLSVMQPKTISFSAQGVREGLLYSLLSAEEQDQDPLLVAARQLALLRARSPKHAAEIAAWTGLMLRRFGIEETPEEARYRQAACLLADISWRAHPDFRGRQSLNVIAHSALTGITHPGRAFIALTNYYRYEGLRDDDHTDGLGTIATPELLERAKLLGGLLRVAYLFSASMPGIVGALDFLPAKDKEFDLELVVPEQHADFIGERVEGRLDQLAKLTGKKLTIATM